From the genome of Spirochaetota bacterium:
TCAAACTCTCCCCTAAATTTTGTTCCAGCAACTATAGCTGGCATATCAAGTGTTAGCACCTTCATCTCCTGAAGTAATTCAGGAACCTGTTTGTTTACTATCCTCTGAGCTAATCCTTCGACAATCGCAGTCTTGCCAACACCAGCCTCTCCAATAAGAATAGGATTATTCTTTGTTTTCCTTGTGAGTATTCGAATTACCCTATCTATCTCCATGTCTCTCCCAATAATGGGATCCAGTTCATCATTAATAGCCATACGCGTTAAGTCTTGAGCAAACTCATCAAGTATTGGGGTTTTACTCTTCTCTGTAACCTTAATATTTGGAATTCCAGTCTGTATCCCCAATATCTTTTGTATCTCTCCCCTGATAATATTGTAATCCACTCCTACACGTAATAGGCTATCAATCCCAATACATGTGCCCTCCTTAAAGATTGCGAGCAGAAGATGCTCCGTGCCTAAATAGTTGCTCTTGAGTTTTTTTGCCTCTTCCTTGGCAATATCAATTATTTTATTATATCTCATATTTTTAGGAATATTACCCAACACTAGAGTTGTCCCTGATCCCCTAACAACCTGTTCAATATTCTTATTCAACAATTCGAAATTCACTCCCAGGTTCTTTAACACTCTTGCTGCAATAGAATCTTCATCTTTTAAAAGAGCCAATACTATATGTTCAGGTCCAATAGAGTCAGAATTTAATCTTCTCCCCTCAGCTTGAGCAAACACCTCTAATACTTTCCTCGACCTTTTTGTAAAATTATACATGAATACCACCTCAACCTAATCTAACTGCATTCTTAAATAGTTTGCCCTAAAGTTATCACATTCGTATGAATCATTAAATACCATATTTGCTATTTTTTGAAGATGAGACCATTGAATATTAACCATCAAATCATTTATCTCCTGTAGCTCAATATTCTTCAATATGGACAATATTATTCCCAATCGGATGTTTGATAGATGGTCCATTGCTTCAGTATAACCAATATGCCTGCTATATCTCAATATTCCCATAGATCTCCATACAGTATCCTCTAGTTGTACAGCCTCCTCAGAAAAATAATTATCCCTTGCAACACTTTCCATATCAACCACTCTGCTAGTTACTTCATCGATCTCTTCAAGTATATCTACTTCAGACAAACCCAAGGAAACACGATTAAATAGCTGATACATGCTTCCAAAGGTTTTACTCCCCTCCCCTAGCGTCCCTTTTATTTTGGCTCCAGCATCTCGAACATTTTTAACGACTTCTGGTATAGCCCCTGTTAAGGACAGTGCTGGCAAATGCAGCATAGTTGATATTCTAAGGCCAGTGCCCAAGTTTGATGGGCAGACGGTTAGATATCCGAATTCGTCTGAATAGGCATAGGTTACAAATTTATTCAATTCATCATCAACCCTATCCGCCAATCGATAAGTTTCCATTATCTGAAATCCTGGCTTAATAACCTGGATTCTAAAGTGGTCTTCTTCATTAACCATTATATAAAAATTCTCATCGTTCTCAATTATTACATAACTGTTTTCCGAGGTTTCCATCTCATGTGTTATGATATTGCGTTCTCTCAAAAATCTTCTATCATTGAGTGATATATCCTTCAAATCACATAATGTAACACAATTATTAAAATCAGATTTGTATACAAACTCTTCTGTAAGAAATCTAATATAATTTAAATCATCTTCATCTTGCCTGTGTGGGAAACGAACATCAGACAAATTTCTTCCAAGTCTTACCCTGGTTGATAAAACAACATCTGAGCAAGGGCCAACCTTAGACCAAAATCCTCTCTTTTCCAACAGCTTCTCAAACATTTAATTACTTAACGCTCTCAATCTCTTTTATTTTATCTCGATACTGTGCTGCATCCTCATATCTCTCTTCTAGAACAGCTATCTCAAGCTTTCTCGCTAACTCTGAAATCCCAGTATCTTCTAATAACTTCTTTGATGTTATATCATCTAAAACCTCATCACTATTGCCATTATCAATACAATATAGAGGGAACTTTCCAATATGCTTCTTATCACAATGATAACTAGAGATCACAGGTTCTAAAGCTGACCACAGATATTTATAACAATCTGGGCACCCGAGCTTTCCTTTTTTCTTGTACTCGAGATATGATAAATTGCATTTAACACATTTGTAAGTCTCTAATGCATCATCACAATCCCCAACTTCAAGAAAGGAGAGCATCTCAGGTAGAGAAATAGAAAAATTTGATAATTCAGTATTTAATCCATTCATTCTAGCACATTCTTCACATAAATGAACTTCCGATTTGATATCCTTCACTATTTCAGTGAGATGAATCGTAGCCTCACTCTGTCCGCATCTCTCACAAATCATAAAATCCTCAAAAATTAGCTTATCTATCTTCTAAAAGCAATGAATAAAAAAATGTACAATAAAAAATTTAAAAAAACGGTTATATTAATATTAACAACTAATATTACCACTGATTTCAGTATAAAAAAAAAAACAATATTGTAAACAATATTTTTCAAAAAAATATTTTACAGTACTAACATCTTTGTCTATACTAATTAAACATCAATCGTATTTACTCAACAGTACACGTTATTATGGGACACTATTATTAAGAAATAGTACCACAGCCTGTCCTAAAATATATATACACAAAGCAGTGGGCTAATAGTTCCTTGCCCCTTCATACTATTCAGTGAGTGATTACTCAATTTTTATATTAATTATGATTCACATGACGATATTTAAATAGATGAGATGTTCATAACAAAGAAAAAATATCAACAACATGATTTTTTTGTGTCCATTGGCGCAGGTTTTAATCAAATACCTATAATAGACGAGGCTAGGAGATTAGGCTTTAAGGTTATTGGTGTTGATAAGAATATCAGCGCGGTTGGAATACCTAAATGCGATTTAAAAATATTGGAATCCATCGATAATCACGAGGATATACTACAAAAGCTACATGAATTATTAGTTGATGGTCAAATCAAAGCAGTATTATCGAAATCTTTCGGGCCTGCCATAAAAACTACCTGTTTTATATCAAACAACCTCAACATTCCACTGATTCCCTATAACAGGATTGACGATTTTATAGACAAGAAAAGGATGAAGACTATCTTTACACAAAATGATATCAAATCATCAGATTTTAGGGTATTTCATCAAAAGGATTATCCATCAAAAATAAAAAAGAAAGAGTTTCCCTTGGTAATAAAACCCATAATCGGACATGCCAAGATGGATGTTGAATTATTGGAGAATACTTCAGACCTATCAAGATATCTACAAAAAGCGCCATCCAATAGGCATCTGGAATATATGATTGAAAAATATATTGAGGGTGATGAGATTATTGCAGTGGGAATAGTACATAATAAAAAGTATCACTTAATTGATATCATTGATAAAATAAAAACACCGCCACCCTTCTTTGTGGATATTATGCATATTTCACCCTCAAAATATATGAATTTATGGGATAAAATTATCAATATCGGTCAAAAGGTTTCGGATGCTTTCGAAATATCCACATCTCCCTTGATTATGGAACTTATAATAACCAAAGAAGAAAGCATTAATGTTATTGAGGCTGTCCCTGAATTTGGAGGTGAATTCTTGCCTGAAATTCTCATACCATCAAGAACAGGTTACAACTTTATTCGAGAGGCTATTAAGGCTACTATTAGCAATGATTTCAAACCACCGAAGAAGACAAATGGCAAGGATACGATTGTTGTGAAATATATTACAGGACAAAAGGGCATCCTTTCCTCGTTTGATTCAGATCAACCCATAAAACAACCAGATATCCTCTATTCCAGAATGTTTTCTGAAATTGGATCTAAGATAAAAGACCCTATGACTAATCATGATAGGATTGGCGTAATAATAGCAAAAGGAAAAATGAAAGGAAAAACAATTGAAACAGCAAAAAAGGCTGAGACCTCCATGAATATAGAAATAATGGTTAATTAGTTGAAGTTAATTCATTTATAAATATTTCATCTTAAGAAGATTTTATAATTCTCAATCCTCACACCATATGTGCATTTTAATGCACTCTTAGCATACATTTCTAATATCCTTCAATTTAATCAATATAACACATAAGAACCAGCAATTATCCATTGACAATCTGAATTTATAGAATAAACATTTACTAATCGCTTAGATATGAACTAAGGGGATTATATTATAATAATATATGCTAAAATACATTAATTATGACAGATATTAATGCATGGGAAAAACACTATTGTAAAGAAAAGTCAGTTCTTATCTATCCTGATGAGAATCTGGTTAGGATGCTAAAATCTTTTTTAATGGATAAAGGGGGACGAGGTGAACTCATTGCGGTTGATCTGGGTTGTGGAAGCGGTCGACATATGAAATTACTCTCCGAGCATGGCATTAAAACCGTAATAGGTATGGATAACAGTATAAATGCCATAAATATCTGCAATAATAATTATACCTTCCCGCTGGCATTGGGAGAGAATAACAGACTTCCCTTTAAATCGAGTTCTATCGATATAATAATATCCTGGGGAGCCCTCCATTATTGTATGAAAGATTATTTCCAAGCATCCATGTGGGAGATCTATGAGATTATGAAAAAGGGTGGTGTCATCTTTGGAACGCTACGATCTGTCAGGGACACATACATCAGGAGAGGAAGATATATTGGGAATTGTACTTGGATAACTGACCTCGAAGATATCAATAGAGCAACTGTATCGCTCTATTGTGAGAGAGAGCTAAAGAAAACGTTTAAAATATTCAGTTCATTTCAATACGGCCACATGGAGAGGACTATATTAGGAGATACGGAAAAGATAATCTCACATTGGTTCTTTTATGCTGAAAAATGACTTGAAACAAAATTGATTCTCCAAATAATAGCATTTTTTTCGATTATTTTACATAATTCAGAAAAACAATTGTTTCATCCAACCTAAATGATTATTTTAACTTCAGTACCTATGATTATAGCCTTTGAGTAATCTATAAAGAGAAAAAATGAAGAATAGGCATATAACAATTTACGATACCACTCTCAGGGATGGTGCTCAGAGTATTGGTATTTCCTTCTCGCTTCATGATAAGATAAGAATAGCAATGGAGTTGGATAAGCTGAAAATCGACTATATTGAGGGGGGATGGCCAGGCTCAAACCCCAAAGACAACCTCTTTTTCAATGAAATGAGGAAGGTCGATCTTCATAATGCGAAATTGGTTGCCTTTGGTTCAACCAGACGTCATGATACTTCCTGTTCAAAAGATAAACAACTAAATGCTTTAATACAATCGAATTCAAATTCACTGACTATTGTAGCAAAATCCTCCGATTTTCAGGTTACTAAGGCCTTAAGAATTGATCTTAAAGTAAATCTTGAGTTAATATACAGCACGGTTGCTTTTTTAAAGGATAAGGGTTTTGATGTGTTTCTTGATGCTGAACATTTCTACGATGGATTTAAATCAAATCCAGAATATTCTCTGGAAACAATCATACATGCTGAGAAGGCAGGCGCTGATATGATAGTCCTTTGCGACACAAATGGTGGATCATTGCCCCATGAAGTAGAATATATCACAACAGAGATTACAAAAAACATAAAAACACCAATCGGTGTTCACTTCCACAACGACTCTGGAGTTGCTGTGGCAAATTCTATTACTGCAATAATAGCTGGAGCTGTATCTGTTCAAGGAACAATGAACGGCTATGGAGAGAGATGTGGCAACTGTGATCTATCTACACTGATACCTAATATAGTTCTCAAGATGGGATATCAATG
Proteins encoded in this window:
- a CDS encoding UvrB/UvrC motif-containing protein, with the translated sequence MICERCGQSEATIHLTEIVKDIKSEVHLCEECARMNGLNTELSNFSISLPEMLSFLEVGDCDDALETYKCVKCNLSYLEYKKKGKLGCPDCYKYLWSALEPVISSYHCDKKHIGKFPLYCIDNGNSDEVLDDITSKKLLEDTGISELARKLEIAVLEERYEDAAQYRDKIKEIESVK
- a CDS encoding ATP--guanido phosphotransferase; translated protein: MFEKLLEKRGFWSKVGPCSDVVLSTRVRLGRNLSDVRFPHRQDEDDLNYIRFLTEEFVYKSDFNNCVTLCDLKDISLNDRRFLRERNIITHEMETSENSYVIIENDENFYIMVNEEDHFRIQVIKPGFQIMETYRLADRVDDELNKFVTYAYSDEFGYLTVCPSNLGTGLRISTMLHLPALSLTGAIPEVVKNVRDAGAKIKGTLGEGSKTFGSMYQLFNRVSLGLSEVDILEEIDEVTSRVVDMESVARDNYFSEEAVQLEDTVWRSMGILRYSRHIGYTEAMDHLSNIRLGIILSILKNIELQEINDLMVNIQWSHLQKIANMVFNDSYECDNFRANYLRMQLD
- a CDS encoding ATP-grasp domain-containing protein, whose protein sequence is MFITKKKYQQHDFFVSIGAGFNQIPIIDEARRLGFKVIGVDKNISAVGIPKCDLKILESIDNHEDILQKLHELLVDGQIKAVLSKSFGPAIKTTCFISNNLNIPLIPYNRIDDFIDKKRMKTIFTQNDIKSSDFRVFHQKDYPSKIKKKEFPLVIKPIIGHAKMDVELLENTSDLSRYLQKAPSNRHLEYMIEKYIEGDEIIAVGIVHNKKYHLIDIIDKIKTPPPFFVDIMHISPSKYMNLWDKIINIGQKVSDAFEISTSPLIMELIITKEESINVIEAVPEFGGEFLPEILIPSRTGYNFIREAIKATISNDFKPPKKTNGKDTIVVKYITGQKGILSSFDSDQPIKQPDILYSRMFSEIGSKIKDPMTNHDRIGVIIAKGKMKGKTIETAKKAETSMNIEIMVN
- a CDS encoding methyltransferase domain-containing protein; translated protein: MTDINAWEKHYCKEKSVLIYPDENLVRMLKSFLMDKGGRGELIAVDLGCGSGRHMKLLSEHGIKTVIGMDNSINAINICNNNYTFPLALGENNRLPFKSSSIDIIISWGALHYCMKDYFQASMWEIYEIMKKGGVIFGTLRSVRDTYIRRGRYIGNCTWITDLEDINRATVSLYCERELKKTFKIFSSFQYGHMERTILGDTEKIISHWFFYAEK